A genome region from Neptunomonas japonica JAMM 1380 includes the following:
- the ftsL gene encoding cell division protein FtsL — protein MFLLPAGLIRNKDVTTLPVLGLDAVARPVFIVSVLVILIVCSSLSVTYSAFQYRLLFNKQQVLVQQWDEFQVEWGQLLLEQSALGTNNRVEQVARKQLKMMTPQPAMIEIVQYER, from the coding sequence TTGTTTTTATTACCAGCAGGGTTGATCAGAAACAAAGATGTTACTACATTGCCGGTTCTTGGCTTGGATGCAGTAGCTCGCCCTGTTTTTATCGTCTCTGTATTGGTGATTTTAATAGTTTGTAGTTCATTATCGGTTACTTATTCTGCTTTTCAATACAGACTTTTGTTTAATAAACAACAGGTTCTGGTACAGCAGTGGGATGAGTTTCAGGTTGAATGGGGACAGTTATTACTTGAGCAAAGTGCATTAGGAACCAACAACCGAGTTGAACAAGTGGCTAGAAAGCAATTGAAGATGATGACGCCACAGCCCGCCATGATAGAGATTGTTCAATATGAGCGATAA
- the rsmI gene encoding 16S rRNA (cytidine(1402)-2'-O)-methyltransferase yields the protein MSDAVFYVVATPIGNLGDLTPRAVDVLQSVALIAAEDTRHSGRLMAHFNIKTPMISVHDHNERQRLQTILDKLAAGDSIALISDAGTPLISDPGFIVVRGVREAGYKVVPVPGCCAVITAMCAAGLPTDRFVFEGFLPAKRSGRQQKLSMIEFETRTVIYYESTHRILDSLQDMIEVLGSERYVVLARELTKTFETIHGDNVGALLEWVKQDANQQKGEFVVLIQGVELIEEEGLSVESLKVLDVLLSELPVKQAAALTAKITGEKKNALYQEALSRK from the coding sequence ATGTCTGACGCGGTTTTTTATGTTGTAGCCACGCCTATCGGCAATCTTGGAGATTTAACGCCCCGGGCAGTGGATGTTTTGCAGTCCGTTGCCTTGATTGCTGCCGAAGATACTAGACACAGTGGTCGTTTAATGGCGCACTTTAACATTAAAACTCCTATGATTTCAGTGCATGATCATAATGAGCGTCAACGACTGCAGACAATACTGGATAAATTGGCTGCTGGCGACAGTATTGCACTGATTTCTGATGCAGGAACGCCATTAATTTCTGATCCTGGGTTTATTGTGGTGCGTGGAGTACGTGAGGCAGGTTATAAAGTTGTGCCTGTGCCCGGGTGTTGCGCTGTGATTACGGCAATGTGTGCAGCGGGTTTGCCAACTGATCGATTTGTTTTTGAAGGCTTTCTGCCTGCAAAAAGATCGGGGCGCCAGCAAAAGCTATCGATGATTGAGTTCGAAACGCGAACGGTTATCTATTATGAGTCAACGCATCGGATTCTTGATTCATTGCAAGATATGATCGAAGTATTGGGTTCCGAGCGTTATGTGGTTTTAGCAAGAGAGCTAACTAAAACGTTTGAGACGATACATGGTGATAATGTAGGTGCTTTACTGGAGTGGGTTAAGCAGGATGCTAATCAGCAAAAGGGTGAGTTTGTTGTTCTGATTCAAGGTGTCGAGCTGATTGAAGAGGAGGGCTTGTCTGTTGAGTCTTTGAAGGTGCTGGATGTGTTGTTAAGTGAGTTGCCAGTTAAGCAGGCAGCGGCCTTGACTGCAAAAATCACAGGTGAGAAGAAGAATGCGCTTTATCAAGAGGCTTTATCTCGTAAGTAG
- a CDS encoding UDP-N-acetylmuramoyl-L-alanyl-D-glutamate--2,6-diaminopimelate ligase: MMQFKPATLFELSIVGQDHAEASVLATGICSDSRYVQQGDLFVARDGVNHRGIDFVVQAAQAGAVAAIVECSDSQVGEFDHVSIPVFHVDDLVNRTGVLASMMLGNPSHKMTIIGITGTNGKTSCAHYIAQALTALGKKTALIGTVGNGFPGSLETATHTTPDSIRLQQLLAGFYAQSADAVVMEVSSHALDQGRVAGVQFDAVALTNLSRDHLDYHGSMQAYADAKSRLFLGSESAGVPARIALNADDDFGCELAEQLQQANQSFFRYSINSSVPVDVSVKRSVLNSQGVTLSIALPRGDIHFDAAVMGDFNISNLLLVVSVLAQLGFSNTEIETAMAQVSAVPGRMECLAKVGFPAAIIDYAHTPDALEKALQAARKHCEKKLWVVFGCGGDRDTGKRAEMASIAEKFADKIIVTSDNPRTEAADEIIKMIMQGFSCVENVTQVSAREDAISMAVQLAGPEDLILVAGKGHEDYQEIMGVKYPFSDKHVIEGLMGGRANDA, from the coding sequence ATGATGCAATTCAAGCCAGCAACATTGTTTGAACTTTCGATCGTTGGTCAGGATCACGCTGAGGCGAGTGTTCTGGCGACAGGTATTTGTTCTGATAGTCGTTATGTACAACAAGGTGATCTATTTGTCGCGCGTGATGGTGTTAATCACCGTGGTATAGATTTTGTTGTTCAAGCAGCCCAAGCGGGAGCCGTCGCCGCCATTGTTGAGTGCTCTGATAGTCAGGTTGGCGAGTTTGATCACGTTTCAATACCTGTTTTTCATGTAGATGATCTGGTTAACAGAACAGGTGTCCTTGCTTCAATGATGCTTGGTAACCCCAGTCATAAAATGACCATTATTGGCATAACGGGCACAAATGGTAAAACGTCTTGTGCGCATTATATTGCTCAAGCATTAACAGCATTAGGCAAAAAGACTGCTTTAATAGGAACGGTTGGTAATGGCTTTCCTGGTTCGTTAGAAACGGCTACGCACACTACTCCTGACTCAATTCGATTGCAGCAGTTATTAGCTGGCTTTTATGCGCAAAGTGCTGACGCCGTTGTCATGGAAGTTAGTTCACATGCATTGGATCAAGGGCGTGTGGCGGGAGTGCAATTTGATGCGGTTGCCCTAACAAACTTAAGCCGTGATCATCTGGATTATCATGGTTCTATGCAGGCATATGCTGACGCTAAATCACGACTGTTTTTGGGCAGTGAATCTGCGGGTGTACCTGCACGTATTGCGTTAAATGCTGATGATGATTTTGGCTGTGAATTAGCGGAGCAGTTGCAACAAGCTAATCAATCTTTTTTCCGCTATAGCATCAATTCGTCAGTGCCTGTTGATGTCTCGGTTAAGCGTTCAGTATTGAACTCCCAAGGTGTTACCTTGAGTATTGCGCTACCCCGTGGGGATATTCATTTCGATGCGGCTGTGATGGGCGATTTCAATATTTCTAACCTGTTATTAGTCGTGTCCGTACTTGCTCAATTAGGCTTCTCGAATACAGAAATCGAAACTGCCATGGCGCAAGTTTCTGCTGTTCCAGGTCGAATGGAATGCTTAGCTAAGGTTGGGTTTCCTGCAGCGATTATCGATTATGCGCATACACCCGACGCTTTGGAAAAAGCTTTGCAAGCAGCTCGCAAGCACTGTGAGAAAAAGCTATGGGTGGTATTCGGTTGTGGTGGTGATAGAGATACGGGTAAACGGGCTGAAATGGCCAGCATTGCAGAGAAGTTTGCAGACAAGATTATCGTGACCAGTGATAACCCCCGAACGGAAGCTGCAGATGAAATTATTAAAATGATAATGCAGGGTTTTTCTTGTGTAGAAAATGTGACTCAAGTGAGTGCGCGAGAAGATGCTATCTCTATGGCGGTGCAATTAGCAGGCCCTGAGGATTTAATACTAGTTGCGGGTAAAGGTCATGAGGATTACCAAGAAATAATGGGTGTGAAATATCCTTTTAGTGATAAGCACGTTATAGAAGGCTTAATGGGAGGGCGTGCTAATGATGCATAA
- the rsmH gene encoding 16S rRNA (cytosine(1402)-N(4))-methyltransferase RsmH, with protein sequence MQGLSVSTESLQHITVLLDEAVTALVQDPDGFYVDGTFGRGGHSSLVLNHLSGNGRLMAIDKDLEAIACANTRFADDSRFEIAHGSFSELQQFVTDRDMFGEVDGILLDLGVSSPQLDDPTRGFSFQNDGPLDMRMDTTTGESVAQWIMRASQEEIADVIYTYGEDKHGRRMAKAVVEARAEAPIETTGRLAKIISDANPSWEKGKHPATRAFQAFRIHINRELEDLEKCLDQSLESLKVGGRLVIISFHSLEDRIVKRFIRKHVKGDDHLPLNIPVTNDMLNQRLKAVGKMIKASATEVDENPRSRSAVMRIATKIA encoded by the coding sequence ATGCAGGGTCTTTCTGTGAGTACTGAATCATTACAACATATTACTGTATTACTTGATGAAGCCGTGACCGCATTGGTTCAGGATCCTGATGGGTTCTATGTCGATGGTACATTTGGCCGAGGTGGGCACTCATCACTCGTTCTTAATCACCTGTCAGGTAATGGGCGTTTGATGGCGATTGATAAAGATCTTGAAGCCATTGCTTGTGCTAACACAAGGTTTGCTGATGACTCCCGATTTGAAATCGCGCATGGTTCTTTTTCAGAACTGCAACAATTTGTGACTGATCGGGATATGTTTGGTGAGGTCGATGGTATTTTGCTTGATTTGGGGGTGAGTTCCCCTCAGCTTGACGACCCGACGCGTGGCTTTAGTTTTCAGAACGATGGGCCGTTGGATATGCGTATGGATACCACGACGGGTGAAAGTGTTGCGCAGTGGATTATGCGGGCGTCACAAGAAGAGATTGCTGATGTTATCTACACTTACGGTGAAGATAAGCATGGTCGACGAATGGCAAAAGCGGTAGTAGAAGCCAGAGCTGAAGCTCCCATTGAAACAACCGGACGGTTGGCGAAAATAATTTCTGATGCTAATCCGTCTTGGGAGAAAGGCAAGCATCCTGCTACTCGTGCTTTCCAGGCTTTTCGCATACATATAAACCGAGAATTAGAAGATTTAGAAAAATGTCTGGATCAATCGCTTGAATCACTAAAAGTAGGTGGGCGCTTAGTGATTATTAGCTTTCATTCATTAGAAGACCGAATCGTGAAGCGCTTTATTCGAAAGCACGTCAAAGGTGATGATCACTTGCCACTTAACATTCCGGTTACTAACGATATGCTAAATCAGCGGCTTAAAGCGGTTGGCAAAATGATTAAAGCTAGTGCAACGGAGGTGGATGAAAATCCACGTTCACGCAGTGCAGTTATGCGTATAGCAACAAAAATTGCTTGA
- a CDS encoding penicillin-binding protein activator, which yields MMILKRLSLIVTLTSIIAGCAMPPMSPPLVTGSLPSSSQEANVDSLLSQAQRSSPIRAAELKLQAAQLLASQGEQDRASDILKDIDTANLPPTLQFNIIKLQTQQALDNNDGEKALSYLAYMPSLSTLPEDDALLSEQLYADAYGLNGQSLEEAKILIEGTDYIQDQERLQLLHDRIWQALQTTNDAELHSALQQPNNNYLLQGWLELALASRSIADIQTQTNNIENWLNLWQAHPAAQLMPGNLASPQSIDLLNVARIGILLPTSGSLEKVGKAIQDGISTAHFANQERNSAPELVFLDSALYATADEILQAAQEKDVQLIIGPLEKDKVSALSQFESLPLPFLALNYTDGSASNLYQFGLSAEDEARDAATQAINAGKRYALILTPNSAWGKRAETAFADTFSSLGGTIVSRASFNKEELNQNIAQLLKTDESKARAIRLRKATGLNFEFEERRRQDADTILLAARPQDARLIKPILSFYFAGDLPVYATSQIFSGASNTAADIDLNGIMFGDIPWVLSPPSDNRRALNAIRNNTGTRFGRLYALGIDAYNLYPYLQQLGAAQGARLQGETGMLSLTEENKVNRHLQWAIFENGTPKLIE from the coding sequence ATGATGATTTTGAAACGCCTGTCTCTAATTGTTACCTTAACAAGCATTATTGCTGGTTGCGCTATGCCGCCAATGTCACCACCACTGGTAACAGGCAGCCTGCCATCATCGTCCCAAGAAGCGAATGTCGACTCACTGCTGTCACAAGCTCAACGGTCCTCACCGATTCGCGCAGCAGAGCTTAAGCTACAAGCAGCCCAATTACTCGCATCCCAAGGTGAGCAGGATCGTGCGAGCGATATTCTGAAAGATATCGATACTGCAAATTTACCGCCAACGCTGCAGTTCAATATCATCAAACTGCAGACGCAGCAGGCACTAGATAACAACGATGGCGAAAAAGCTCTCAGCTACCTTGCTTACATGCCATCACTGAGCACACTACCAGAAGATGACGCCCTCCTATCCGAGCAACTATATGCCGATGCTTACGGGCTCAATGGGCAATCCTTAGAAGAAGCCAAAATACTCATCGAAGGCACTGATTATATTCAGGACCAAGAAAGGCTACAGCTTCTACACGACCGCATCTGGCAGGCACTACAAACAACTAATGATGCAGAATTACACAGCGCTTTACAGCAACCTAATAACAACTACCTACTACAAGGCTGGCTGGAATTAGCGCTAGCGTCTCGATCCATTGCTGATATCCAAACGCAAACCAACAATATTGAGAACTGGTTAAACCTATGGCAAGCCCACCCTGCAGCACAACTCATGCCCGGCAACCTTGCTTCCCCACAAAGCATTGATTTGCTCAATGTTGCACGCATAGGCATCTTACTACCCACATCAGGCTCTTTAGAGAAGGTGGGCAAAGCAATACAAGATGGTATTAGCACCGCACACTTTGCTAACCAAGAACGCAACAGCGCCCCAGAACTTGTATTCTTGGACAGCGCTCTTTATGCAACCGCAGATGAAATACTACAAGCGGCACAAGAAAAAGACGTTCAGCTAATCATCGGCCCACTTGAAAAAGACAAAGTCAGCGCTCTCAGCCAGTTCGAATCGCTACCTCTTCCTTTTTTAGCACTTAACTATACCGACGGAAGCGCTAGCAACCTGTACCAGTTTGGGCTATCTGCAGAAGACGAAGCGCGCGATGCAGCCACCCAAGCAATTAATGCCGGAAAACGTTACGCTTTAATCCTCACTCCTAATAGTGCATGGGGGAAGCGAGCAGAAACCGCTTTTGCAGATACGTTCAGCTCGCTTGGCGGGACCATTGTTTCTCGAGCATCTTTCAACAAAGAGGAACTCAACCAAAATATCGCTCAATTATTGAAAACAGACGAAAGTAAAGCACGAGCGATCAGACTAAGAAAAGCAACAGGGCTCAACTTCGAATTTGAAGAAAGACGTCGCCAAGATGCCGACACAATTTTACTTGCTGCTCGCCCGCAAGATGCACGACTAATTAAACCCATCCTGTCATTCTACTTCGCCGGCGACCTGCCTGTTTATGCCACCTCGCAGATTTTTTCGGGCGCAAGCAATACAGCAGCAGATATCGACCTTAACGGCATCATGTTTGGTGATATCCCGTGGGTACTGTCCCCTCCGTCAGACAATAGACGCGCACTTAACGCCATACGCAACAATACAGGCACCCGCTTTGGCAGGCTGTACGCCTTAGGCATTGATGCATACAACCTATATCCATATTTACAACAGCTAGGTGCCGCACAAGGCGCACGCTTACAAGGCGAGACAGGCATGCTGTCGTTAACTGAAGAAAATAAAGTTAATCGACACCTACAATGGGCCATTTTTGAAAACGGCACACCAAAACTTATTGAATAG
- a CDS encoding surface lipoprotein assembly modifier — translation MKYASLVSTASFLLVLGQYSFASENVVAGEESAVVSAKQRSLQKLFVMGLLTLEQRDYKASIAIFSEMLKKTDSPRVRLELARALFLDRQFTASKANFQKVLFKEGVPWGVKQNIRQYLNQIDNDIGFIKLGVSFVSDSNPSNFTSSEEVSISGRSFKVVRPEGDQEAKGVRYNMNSGFPLSADSRTQAFLNISFSDFQGGDLDRWLGDVGIVSSFEALPKVKAKAGLEYSEKNGNKQYDFSYLSVFYTPSVIDQFSFRHEVRVAKLAVDGASHLDADVYRVATIFTSPLKSGMFLDGGLTIDKSVARENPYSYHEGVLSLGLDLPVNDWAFKLSSSLGMRLYGEVDPFFGERRRDTNKKLGFLLSNKTIHSYGYKPEVGVTYEQNDSSLAFFEYDKISLVFSLKESY, via the coding sequence ATGAAATATGCTTCACTTGTAAGTACTGCCTCATTTTTACTAGTTCTGGGGCAGTACTCGTTTGCATCTGAGAATGTAGTTGCTGGGGAAGAGAGTGCTGTAGTTTCTGCGAAGCAGCGTTCTTTGCAGAAGCTGTTTGTAATGGGGTTGCTTACCCTTGAGCAGCGAGATTATAAAGCCTCTATTGCGATTTTTTCAGAGATGCTAAAGAAAACTGATAGCCCGCGAGTTAGGCTTGAGCTTGCGCGAGCGTTGTTTTTGGATCGGCAGTTTACTGCGAGTAAAGCAAATTTTCAGAAAGTGCTTTTTAAAGAGGGAGTTCCTTGGGGCGTAAAGCAAAATATTCGCCAGTACCTTAATCAAATTGATAATGATATTGGTTTTATTAAGCTAGGAGTCTCTTTCGTTAGTGACTCTAACCCAAGTAATTTTACTTCCAGCGAAGAAGTTAGTATTTCAGGGCGCTCTTTTAAAGTTGTTCGTCCAGAAGGCGATCAGGAAGCGAAGGGTGTTCGTTATAATATGAATAGCGGGTTTCCGTTGTCTGCCGATTCGCGTACTCAGGCTTTTTTAAACATCTCTTTTAGCGACTTTCAGGGCGGTGACTTGGATCGTTGGTTGGGCGATGTAGGAATTGTTTCGTCTTTTGAGGCGCTGCCTAAAGTTAAAGCTAAGGCTGGGTTAGAGTACTCAGAAAAAAATGGAAACAAGCAATACGACTTCTCTTACTTGAGTGTTTTTTATACCCCTAGCGTTATCGATCAGTTTAGTTTTCGGCATGAAGTGAGGGTAGCAAAACTCGCTGTTGATGGTGCCTCACATCTTGATGCAGATGTCTACAGGGTGGCTACGATTTTTACTAGCCCATTAAAGAGCGGAATGTTTCTTGATGGAGGGCTGACTATTGATAAGTCGGTTGCACGGGAGAATCCTTACTCTTATCACGAAGGTGTTCTGTCTTTAGGGCTTGATTTACCTGTTAACGACTGGGCTTTTAAGTTATCTAGCTCTTTAGGTATGCGCTTATACGGAGAGGTTGATCCCTTTTTTGGTGAGCGGCGCCGCGATACTAATAAGAAACTTGGTTTCTTGTTAAGCAATAAAACGATTCATTCATACGGTTATAAGCCTGAAGTCGGTGTGACGTATGAGCAAAATGATTCCTCTCTGGCTTTTTTTGAATACGATAAAATTAGTCTGGTTTTTAGCCTTAAAGAAAGTTACTAG
- the mraZ gene encoding division/cell wall cluster transcriptional repressor MraZ → MFRGVNQINLDVKGRMAIPARYREMISVQCAGHLVLTIDTEERCLLLYPIDEWEIIQAKIDALPSLNPVARRLQRLLVGHASDLDMDSHGRLLIPALLREYAGLEKKTILLGQGRKFEIWDEANWNATRDRYLQEVETEELPDALLNLSL, encoded by the coding sequence ATGTTTCGCGGCGTTAATCAGATAAATCTGGATGTGAAAGGCCGAATGGCCATTCCCGCCCGCTACCGAGAGATGATCTCGGTACAGTGTGCTGGGCATCTGGTTTTAACGATTGATACTGAAGAGCGTTGCCTGTTGCTTTACCCCATTGATGAGTGGGAAATCATACAAGCGAAGATTGATGCGTTGCCAAGCCTTAACCCTGTAGCACGGCGCTTACAGCGTTTGTTAGTTGGGCATGCTTCAGATTTAGATATGGATAGCCATGGCCGCTTGTTAATACCTGCGCTGCTTCGTGAATATGCAGGACTAGAGAAAAAGACCATTTTGCTAGGTCAGGGGCGGAAGTTTGAAATTTGGGACGAGGCGAACTGGAACGCGACTCGTGACAGATACTTACAGGAAGTCGAAACTGAGGAGTTGCCTGATGCGCTACTCAATTTGTCACTTTAA
- a CDS encoding peptidoglycan D,D-transpeptidase FtsI family protein, with protein MSDNPDLPVVESAGRSWRLILVFVLLLLVAGGIVTKLVSLYTLDQDFLQRQGDARSLRTMLVPSHRGIITDRNGEPLAVSAPVATIWADPSKADTHHQGLKRLAYLLDVKRSDLVAKLEKNSKRQFIYLKRQVAPELAEQIDTLKVPGIHVDVDYKRYYPAGEVSTHLVGFTGIEGNGQEGMELAYDEWLSGEPGRKLVMQDRLGRTIKHIKSIEQAKPGQDIQLSIDLRLQYMAYRELKAVVQAHKADSASAVVLDAKTGEVLAMVNQPSYNPNDRSSIDVKGLRNRAVTDLFEPGSTMKPLTIAAALMSGKYTTKSIIDTTPGYIKIRSSTIRDHRNYGKLNLTSIITKSSNVGATKLALSLHEDAIRNLFHNVGLGQSSGTGFPGERNGSLPYYPAKRVVERATMSYGYGLSVTPLQLAQAYLPLANDGVALPASLIKLDEAAKGSRVMPATIANSVLRMMETVTQSGGTGRRAAVHGYRVAGKTGTVHKTSQGGYADDKYIAVFSGVVPVSAPRIVVVVMVNNPKGQEYYGGEVAAPVFSRVSSNALRLLNVAPDQWPDEPVQTMVMK; from the coding sequence ATGAGCGATAATCCCGATCTTCCCGTTGTTGAATCTGCAGGGCGTAGTTGGCGTTTGATCTTGGTATTTGTGCTGTTGCTTCTTGTTGCTGGTGGTATTGTCACTAAATTAGTTTCTCTTTATACATTGGATCAAGACTTCTTGCAGCGTCAAGGCGATGCTCGGAGTTTAAGAACAATGCTGGTGCCTTCTCATCGAGGCATTATAACCGATAGGAATGGCGAGCCTTTGGCCGTTAGTGCACCTGTTGCTACTATTTGGGCTGATCCTAGTAAAGCGGATACGCACCATCAAGGATTGAAGCGCCTCGCTTATTTATTGGATGTAAAGCGCAGTGACTTGGTAGCTAAGCTTGAGAAGAATAGTAAGCGTCAGTTTATCTATCTTAAGCGTCAGGTAGCACCTGAGTTAGCTGAACAAATAGACACATTAAAGGTGCCAGGTATACATGTAGATGTAGACTACAAACGCTATTACCCTGCAGGTGAGGTTTCGACTCATCTAGTCGGCTTTACAGGCATTGAAGGTAATGGCCAAGAGGGGATGGAGCTGGCCTATGATGAGTGGTTAAGTGGCGAGCCCGGGCGTAAATTGGTTATGCAGGATCGTTTGGGCCGAACCATTAAGCATATTAAATCTATAGAGCAAGCTAAACCAGGGCAAGACATCCAGTTAAGTATCGACTTGCGTCTTCAATATATGGCGTATCGTGAGTTGAAAGCAGTGGTGCAGGCACATAAAGCAGATTCAGCATCAGCGGTGGTGTTAGACGCAAAAACGGGTGAAGTGTTAGCAATGGTTAACCAGCCTTCTTATAACCCAAATGATCGTAGCAGCATTGATGTAAAAGGCCTGCGTAATCGTGCTGTTACAGACTTGTTTGAGCCAGGTTCCACCATGAAGCCTTTGACCATTGCAGCGGCATTGATGAGTGGAAAATATACAACTAAATCTATTATTGATACGACTCCTGGATATATAAAAATACGCAGTAGTACTATTCGTGATCACCGTAACTACGGAAAGCTAAACCTTACATCAATTATTACTAAATCAAGTAATGTGGGCGCGACGAAGCTTGCGCTGAGCTTGCACGAAGATGCCATTAGAAATTTATTTCATAATGTCGGTTTAGGGCAGTCCTCAGGAACAGGGTTCCCGGGAGAGCGAAATGGTAGCTTGCCATATTATCCTGCTAAGCGTGTGGTCGAGCGCGCTACCATGTCTTATGGTTACGGCTTGTCGGTAACACCGTTGCAATTAGCACAAGCGTATCTGCCTTTAGCAAATGATGGCGTTGCTTTGCCAGCCAGCTTGATCAAGCTTGATGAAGCGGCAAAAGGTAGTCGAGTTATGCCAGCGACGATAGCAAATAGTGTTTTAAGAATGATGGAAACAGTGACTCAAAGCGGAGGGACTGGGCGCCGTGCAGCCGTACATGGCTATCGAGTTGCTGGAAAAACGGGCACTGTGCATAAAACCAGTCAAGGTGGTTATGCCGATGATAAGTATATAGCTGTATTCTCTGGTGTTGTCCCTGTTTCAGCCCCGCGAATTGTTGTTGTTGTCATGGTAAATAACCCCAAAGGTCAGGAATACTATGGTGGTGAGGTTGCCGCGCCAGTTTTTTCTCGTGTTTCAAGTAATGCATTGCGTTTGCTCAATGTGGCACCAGATCAATGGCCAGATGAACCCGTACAGACGATGGTGATGAAATGA
- a CDS encoding transferrin-binding protein-like solute binding protein, which yields MKKTALFLPLSILSASVLLVGCGGGGGSSVKSAGAAPATLITSNPASFDAVTNEVDYTALGPVATSAVDRGISQTSRTDLTYNSSGDLTKLVVTTPGSTVTWDSTSGDTQTPVPGFSDHIVLSDAANSYDMLVVDTDFDYQAFGVWRTGNGTAAGVIGGLSFGLKTASVPVTGNATFTGQLVGTYINAIGQGNFVKGAVSINSDFAARSLAFSTSGTSTINPSSGATSAISSLDMTGTLTYGAGANAFSGGVSTAGTGLTGTASGAFYGPNAAEIGGVFNVKAASGVEFYSGSFGAKQ from the coding sequence ATGAAAAAAACTGCTCTATTTTTACCATTAAGTATTTTGTCAGCATCCGTGCTTCTTGTTGGTTGTGGGGGAGGCGGGGGCTCATCTGTTAAGTCGGCAGGAGCTGCGCCGGCCACGCTTATAACAAGCAATCCAGCGTCATTTGATGCGGTCACTAATGAGGTGGATTACACCGCGTTAGGCCCTGTGGCGACATCTGCTGTGGATAGAGGGATTAGCCAGACGTCAAGGACTGACTTGACATATAATTCGAGTGGTGATTTGACTAAGCTGGTGGTGACGACTCCTGGCTCAACGGTTACTTGGGATTCGACAAGTGGTGATACGCAGACCCCGGTGCCAGGTTTTTCTGATCATATTGTGTTAAGTGATGCTGCAAATAGTTATGACATGTTGGTGGTAGACACTGATTTTGACTATCAAGCATTCGGTGTTTGGAGAACGGGTAATGGTACGGCGGCAGGTGTTATAGGTGGCTTAAGTTTTGGCTTGAAAACGGCCTCGGTTCCGGTGACTGGAAATGCAACCTTTACCGGTCAATTGGTTGGGACTTATATTAATGCCATAGGGCAGGGTAATTTTGTGAAGGGTGCTGTGTCTATTAACTCTGACTTTGCGGCGCGTTCTCTTGCCTTCTCTACTAGTGGTACGAGTACCATTAACCCAAGTAGCGGAGCGACTTCAGCGATATCTAGTTTAGATATGACGGGTACGCTTACTTATGGTGCAGGGGCCAATGCATTTTCAGGAGGAGTGTCTACTGCAGGAACGGGTCTAACTGGAACAGCAAGTGGTGCTTTCTATGGGCCTAATGCTGCTGAAATTGGTGGTGTGTTCAATGTTAAAGCGGCTTCTGGGGTTGAGTTTTATTCGGGCTCATTTGGCGCTAAGCAATAA